AGACAGGGAGGAGAAGACAGAGACGGGCACAGGAACAGACACaggcagagaatggaagaaagggggaggaaaaaagagaacagtggaaaggggagggaggagcaAATGGAGAtacaagaggaaagaagaaatacaaaggcGGGAGAGGGTAGGGAGACATcagggagagacaaggaaggagaaacaaagaacaagaagAGAGTGGAAGAAGAAGGAAGCAACATGAAGAGAGCGGAGAGTTGTgcaaagacaaaaacagaaatGGGTCTGGTTACTGCCATGGTGGGTGTTGCTGGCCTGGCCCTGTCCCTGGGGCCCCTCTTCGGCCACCCACAGGAGGCTAGGCCCATTCAGAATGGGGGGGGTTAGTAAATCTCAGTAGGGGGGTTGGCCTGTTCctctgatggcagtgggcttggtgaCACTGCTGGACAGCAGAGAACCCACCTTTCTCCCCTGGCCAGGCCAGACcacagggcaggggctggggggtGCCTCCCTGCCACGGGGCACAGCCTCACAGCACTGAGCACAGGGCCTGGCTTGCAGTAGACAGTCAAtaaatgagggagggagggagggagggagggagggagggagggagggaggaagggaggaagggaggaagggaggaagggaggaagggagggatggagggatggatggggaTTGGGAAGCAAAGCAACAGGTGCAGTGCCCTGGGTGGCCACCGGGTGGCGGAAAGCAGATACGCCTGCAAGTGAAGCCTTGTTTAGCATTCTATGCCCCCAGCATTCCCTTAGGTGTTAGCAACAGAATCCCAGTCTGGCAGACAGTGAGTaatcacacagtaggtgctcattcAGGAGATGCTCACACAGAAGCCCAGTTCCTGACACAAATAGGTAGTCACACAGCCACAGAGGCCCTGGTGCACAGTAGGTGCTCGCACAGCAGCCTAGGGCCGGGCACACAGGTGCTCACTAAGTAGATGCTCACAGAGCAGCTCACTTCCTGACACCTAGGAGGTATTCAGCAAGGTCCAGGGCTTAGCACACATTATGTACTCAGTCAGTAGCCCATTTCCTGACATACAGTAAGTTCTCACACAGCAGCCCAGGgctgggcacacagtaggtgttcacaGAGTTGACGCCCACACAGTGGCCCAGgactgacacacagtaggtgctcacagAAGGTCAGGGCCAGGTCCATAATAGATGCTCACAAAGCACAAGTTCACAcagcagcccaggaccagacacaCAGTAGTTGCTCACAGTGAAGCCATCCACACGGCAGTCCAggacctgacacacagtaggtgctcagtgtaGCCGTCCACACGGCAGCCCAGGATCAGACACAGGGTAGGTGCTCACAGTGTAGCTGTCCACACAGCAACCCAGGGCcagacacacagtaggtgctcacaaTGAAGCCTTCCACACAGCAGCCCAGGACCTGACACGCAGTAGGCATTCACGGAAGTTCAGGGCCAGGCCCATAATAGATGCTCGTAGAATACATGTCCACACAGCAGCTCAGGTTCTGACACACAATGGGTGTTCACAGTGTAGCCATCCACACAGCAACCCAGTAActgacacacagtaggcattCACAGAAGCTCAGGGCCAGGCCCATAATAGATGCTCATAGCATACATGTCCATACGGGAGCCCAGGACCTGACACACAGCAGGTGTTCACAGTGTAGCCATCCACACAGCAAGCCAGGAACTGACACACGGTAGGTACTCACAGAAGCTTGGGGCCAGACCCACAATACATGCCCACAGAGTAGATGTCCATAGAGCAACCCGGGTCATGACACACAGTAGGTAACCACACAGCATCCCAGAACCAGGCACACTGCAACCAGGTCCTGACACACAGTGGGTGCCCACAgactgacacacagtaggtgctcccaGAAACTCAAGGCTGACAATAGGTCCCCCTACAGCAGCCCAATTCCCAGCACACAAcagacagtaggtgctcagtaagaaATGTGATATAGAGGCTACCCCAAGCTGACCCCAAGAAAGtccacacccaaatgaggggctcagaggaggggagggtggaggTGCTGGGGAGGGGGCCACAGGCTCTCAGCTTCCCAGTGTCCCAGTCTAGGAACTCAATCCCATGGAGAGCAGTGGCTAGACTGAGTCCAGAGCCCAGGACAGGCACATGGACAGCAGGGTAATGGACATGGGGCCAGCCTAAGGAGGAAAGGGAGAACCAAGGGTCCCGGAGGGAGGAGCAGGAGGGGGACACTCACTATTCCAGCTGCCTTGGCCAGGTCGGGATTGTTGGGCGCAAAGCTCCCACTGTGGCTAGTAGACACAGTGTTAGGCTTCTTGTTGCTTAGCCCCATGGCATCCATTGATTGGCTGCGGCTTCGGATGACCCGctgtgggagtggggaggggacaCAGGGGTCATAAGACACCACCACCTCAGGGAAACCCAGAGCCCTGGCAGCACCAGAAGCCAGGCATCTGGTCCCTTCATTAACTCCTCCCCAAGCCAGGGTCCCACCTTATACTCTACTCCCAGCCCAAGCGCTACCCCAGAAACAGACCACTCCCTCAGGccgttgttggtaggtgccctcAACTGGTTccaactatagtgaccctatatccaacagaacaaaacattgcccagtcctgtaccatcctcactatgtttgagcccactgttgcagccactgtgtcaatccatctcatgtttgctgaccctctaccaagcatgatgtccttctccacggactggtagCCCAGTGCCACTCTGGGTGACCCCAGGAAGTCCCTTGCTCTCataaggcctcagtttccctatccgTCACACAGGAGGCAGGTCCACATGGTGCCTATGGGTAGTTTGGCTCTGCTAGCAATGAACaggggtgaccttgggcaagccacttcacctctctgagtccCGGTCTCCTCCCCATGTGGCTATCATAAGGACTGAAGAACAGACTGGGTCATGACCATAATGTGCACAGAGAACCTTCCAGAAAACTCAGTTTTCTTCCTTCCTAGATCTAAgagctttcttctttccttctttcattccctccctcccttcctttttccaGTGAATCTTTACTGACACAAGGCCGTATATATTTGCTCTCTCACTTAATCTACCCATCAGCCCTACAAAGGGGTTAACTATTATTATGCCCACTTTAcacatgatgaaactgaggcagaggCAAGCTCGGAACCCAGATGCCAAATCCCATGCCCTTAACTGTGGGCTCTGCTGCCTCTTAGAAATTCTTTGACCTAATATAGGTGCACCATCCAGCACCTGCCAGATGTGGGACCACCAGACCCTCTCTCAAAAAAAGGTACCCAGATCCATGTTCCCTGTCTCCAGCGGGCAGAGGCAAGGCCCTTCCTAAGCTACCTTCTGTTCACCTCAGCTCCGGAGCAGGCCTGGGCAACTTGGCTAGTTCTCTTATGCAAACCCATGTCTCTAGCTCTGTGGCATGCCTTGGGGTGAAGGTGAGGCCTCAGGCTGGCCGGGCCAGGTACCTGGAGGATGGGCAGTCCCCCATCTGTAGGTGGAGAAGAGGGTGGCAAAGAGGGGTGCTGCTTACACCCTAAGGACCTGCAGCTTGGGTGAGTCCCAAGGGGCAGGAGAACTCCTTCCACCTCTGCCTCGCACTCTGAACAGTAAATAGGTGCTGAGGCAGGCAGGGCATTTTGCTTTCTAACTTAGTCTAACTGCCTTACAAATAATAACTCAGTAACAGTTGTATGAAATAAGTCTCTACTACCCCacttaacagatgaagaaactgaggctcgaaGAACAGCCAGCTCGTAAGTGGTagcactgggatttgaacccagggagtCTGTGCCCTTAACACTAAGCTAAACCAGAGACAGCTAGGGTGGGTCACACAGGCCTAAGTTCACACAGGCCAAGTGCCTCTTCAGTGGCCACTGAGTTCATACTCAGGGACCTCTGTTTCTGTCCCTCCGTCAGAAGAGAGGCCTCCTCCCCCCTTCTCTGCATGCTGACCTGGCAGCCACCACCCTTGGCACTTCAGCACAACTCCCCGGCAGACTCCACCCCCAAGTCTAGGTCCTGCCTCCAAAACATTAACTCCTCCCCAGGCCAGAGCCCCACCTTACACTCTACTCTGCTGGAAGTTCTACCCAGAaccagaccacacccccaagcctgttgttgtttggtgctgcaagtcacttccgactaatagggaccctatgtccaacagaaagaaacactgcccagtcctgtgctatcttcacaattgttcatatgtttgagcccattgttacaaccactgtgtcagtccatctctttttcactgatcctctacttcaccaagcatgatgtccttctccaggaactggtaccCTAAATCCTTGGGTCCCCTTGAGCCCCACCCTTATCCAGACTCCACCCTCTAGCCACACCCCCACACCTCACCTATCAGCCCTGTCCCAGCTCCGTCCTAAACCATGCCCCTCCCCCCTCACTGGCAGACCCAGGGACCTCACCTTGAAAGACTCGAAGAAGCCACCGCCCCCGCCGCCATTCTCCATCTTGTCCTCGTCCCCGCCCAGGCCCATCATAGACTGGCTGTGGGTATGCAGCTCCTCATGGAGCGTCTCCAGGAGAGCAGCCCGTGTCCGCTCCTATGGGCCAGGTGCAGTGGTGAGGATACCCCAGGGATCAGTCCTGGTCCCATGGCTCCAATTCCAGAAGTAAGTGCCGAGTCGGAAAGAGTCTGGACTGGGGACCCTCCCAGCTCAAGCagtccccagggctccttatgggccCTCAAGATCTGGCTTCACCCCCCGCTCCGTTCCTGTCACCCCCCCCTTCATCAGCCTGCCACTTCGGAGGCCCCCTCCTACACACTCTTATAACTAGTTgccctgttgattctgactcacggtgaccccgtgtgtgtcaaagcagaactacactccatggggtttccaatggctgattttttggacgtagatcaccaggtctttcttctgaggcacctctaggtagactcggacttccaacttttccattagcagccaagtgcatcaaccattcgcaccacccaggactccaccCATGCCCTGTTGTTGtcggttgctgctgagtcaattctgtagccaccccatgtgtacagactaGAGTTGTTCCATGGATTTTTCAATCCCAACTCATTCCTAAATCCTTCCTCCCTGACTGTTGCAAGGCCCTCACCCCTGCGCATCTATAGTCTCAACAAGCCTTTTCCCTCCCCAGGGCAGGACTGAGATTCTGAGTTAGAAAGGAGTTGCGGGGGATCAGCCCCAGCAGGAGACCCACACCCTCACCTCCAGTTTGGCAAACTTCTCTGCCTTGTAGCAGGCATATTCAGCATTGATCAGCTTTGTCAGCAAAAATTCCTGGAACTCAGGCCCCTGGGAGCCCCCAGTGcaggagagaaaagaagagaaaggggaGTCAGTTGAGACCAGAAACAAGGGGCTAAACCCCCAGGAAGCAGGGGCCAGAGCTCCTAAGCCACCCCTGCTGAGGTCTGGGGCTGCCCTCACTTCATTCACTGAAGGGTGTCACCTAGGGCTCAGCTCCACAGCCCAGGTATCTGAGGGCCCTGTGCCTTCGTGCCCACCCACCCCCTCAGGAGGGCAAACCCCTCAGATGCTAAGGTCTGGGCTGGGGTCTCCTATTCCTCCATCTGGGGCAGCGGGTGTGCTCTGCATGGGGCTGGAGCCAGGGCTTAAAGTGTGGCTCCAGAGGGGAGTCATGCGCTTTGTAACCACAAAGTCTGCTACGGAAATGTAACTGGTGTAGTTGCTTGTTGTATGACCCTGTAAAAGCCAGGCCCCAGTTGCAAGTCAGGGGAGTCCAGCTGCCCCAGCACACGGTGGGGCTTCAGGACCTCATCCAGCAGAATATGCACCCCTCCCTGCCCATGACTGGGGATGGGGTTTCTGCTCACCTTCCTGAACACAGCAGGGTCCGGGAGAGGGGGCCCAAAGAAGGGCACATCATCCCGGGCGGTGACAGAGACCTGGAAAGAGGGCAGCTGACCCTGTGGAGCCTGGGGCCTGCTCTGCCCCAGCACCTCTGCCCCACTGCCCCATACCAgccaactaaaaccaaaccaaacccactgccatggagttagttccgactcatggagaccccatgtgttacacagtagagctgctccatagggttttcttggctgtcatctttacagaagcaggtcaccaggcctttcttccaaggaaccacttggtaggtttgaaccactaatcttttggttagtagcccagcacaaaccatttacaccacctaaAAAACCCAGCCCCAGTATACCGCCTAGGGACCCCTAAATTACACCCCCTCCCGCCCCATGCTGGGCATGGGGCCTACCCTTCAGAGGCAGGGCTCCATAACTGCTGATTGGGTCAATGAACCACATGATTTCAGCTCCTTGACCCTTTGCCCTGAACCTGACTgatgggaaggggaggagggcaACAGGAGTAACTGGGGATAGTGAAGGTGGGAAGGCCGAAGGAGGCAGAGGAAGGTGATTCTGGGCCACGGGGCGGAGGGGAGTAACAGGCCTCCTCGAGGGGGTGGCCTTTGGGAAGGCAGAGAGGGAATAATGGAAATCCTCCCTCATCAAAGCAGGAAGCAAGCTCAGAGCCCCCCAAATGAACCCCCTATATGCAAGAGAGGCCTTGCAGCAGTGAGGGCAGAGCTGCTGATGCCCTAGGTCTGAGTCTGAGGCCCTGGGGGCTCCAAGACCACCCACCTTGTAGAAGGGGCCATCAGGGGCCCCGCCCTCAGCCTGCACCACCACATAGGCATGCAGGAAGTTGGACGCAATCATGTCGGGCACGAAGGGCGTGTTCTCATCCTGGAAGACCACGGCCACGATGTCGTTCCCGATGTGCCGCTTCCGCTGCAACTGAGCACAGGGTCGTGGCCGTCACGTCCTGCCAAGAGGGGCCCTCTGGGGCTGGGTACAGGGTGCTGGCAGGGGTGTGGAGGACTTGGGGCAGGCAAGGGGCACATCCAAGACTTgcttccccccaaaaaatttgatgaaaaacttGTCTTAAACTTATTTTAGTTTTCTTGGCATCCGAGGCCAAGTAGAAAGTGACTTACTCAAGGTTCTAGAGTGAGCTAAGAGACTCAGACCCAGGTCTCCTGGTCCCTAGACCCTACTCTTCAGTCCTTCTTTCTAAGTTCCCCCAAGATGGCCTCACTGAATAAACAAGTTCTACTTGGCATGTACTTGTGTTCCTCAGACAAGCAGGGTCttatcagaagaaaataaaaagacactaaaagaataaacatttccatttttttcacgTTACACTTTTATCCCCTGGGGCAGGTGGGGCTAACCTGGACAGCCCTGCAGGAAGCCCAGGAAAATGGGGCAAATATCTGAGTCCAGTTCCCTGAATTTGCCCTATACTTTCTCACCTCTGGGCCTCCTACTTCCACGCCTCCTATCTCTACCAAGTCGAAGTGCCCTCATGGGACACCACAATGCCCTTCACTCCCTGTAATAACACTAgcccacatttattgagcacttactatgaacCAGGCACGGTTCTAGACACCCTATGTACATCCCCTCATTTATGCTTACCTACGAGGTAGGTgccattattcccatttcacagacttGGGAACTGAGGCTTTTTATAGCATTGTAGcagcctctctcccctccccaagtGGACCGAGAGCCtctgatggtgaggatggtggagggggTAGATCATATCCATCTCTATCCCAAGGCCCAGCACTGAGCCTGGTGTGATGGACACTGGATGGACAGGTAGACGGGTAGACAGGTGGGAAGCAGGTGGGTAGGTGCCCAGGCTACCTGCTGGGCGTCCCCTTCTGTGTAGGGCAGCTTGGTGGACACGTGAAACATGATCTCCTTGTTGCGGAAGTTGCAGTACACAGACTCGGTCCCCGTCTGCCCGTGGGTCACGTCCAGGCCTCCTCGGAACCTGCCCCCAGGGCCCCCAGGCCACGGCTCAGTCTCTAGCCCCAGCCAGGCCTCCATGGGGCCAGGACAAGGGCTCCCTCCCTGCCCAGGGAAATGGGTCAAATTATGGTCTGTTTCTGCCACCCTAACGCTCACCCCTTAAAGTCCTGCAGTTTGATCTTCTGGCCAAGAAACTCCAGGAACTCCACGAAGGCTGGGCTTTCCTCATTGGTGCTGAAGAGTTCTTCCtcggaggtctgggggccacaaaGAGGGGTCAAGGTCATCGGGCTGGGGCTCCTGAGCagtcctgccccccacccctgctggcACCCAGAAAAGGCTGAAGGGAGGACTCTGGGCAAGCCCCTGAGCCCCTGGGCAGTGAAACCCCTTGGCAGGCGTTCTCCCCTAGCAAAGGTGTGAGGTCCCAGATACAGGGTAAGACAGGTGGGCGAGCAGAGAGGGGGAGGTGGAGCACACCTGCCCAAGCTTCTGGTAAATGACTCCAAACTTGAAGTTATTGCTGATCACATGCTCATCAAAGGTGACAATGAGGCGGGAAGCCTGGGTGGAGAGGACAAGGGGAAGTGGGACAGAGAGATGGCTTTTTTTCAAGTTGCCACATATTGAGCTCTTTCTATGCGCCAAGCACTGTGCCAGGCCCTCTATGTGCCTCACAGCAAGCCCATGAGGAAGACACTCCTGCTGTCCCTGTTTTACAGACGGAGGAACCAAGGTTCAGAGAGCTGGAATAACTTGCCAGTTTCCAAGTGGAAGAGTTGGGACTCGAATCCAGGTCTACTGGGTTCCAAAGCTTAAGCTCATTGCTCTGGAGTTTACCCAGGAGCCTCCTACCTGCCACGGCTGAGCCCGCCCCCATGCCACTCTGTAACACCCAGCTTGCTCCTTGGCTCCTCCGTAAACCCACTGCATCCTAGAACAGCCAAGTCCCACCATCTTGATTGGGCCTTGAGCAATTccctgtttcctcttctgtaaccaAGAGGCAGAACTTGATTTCTGAGGCCCCTTCCCTTAGGAGACCTTTCCTGGACCACACCACCCGTCAGGGATCTCACCCTGCTCTAGAACTCAGTCAAAGCCACAAAAGCCACACGTCTTTCAAGGcccacctcttccaggaagcccttcGGGCTCAATGAAGACAGAAGCCCCTGCCCCTTTTCCCATAGCACCTCAAAACCAGCACCCAGCATCAGAAATGGAAGTGTAGCCGCTGTCTGCTCTGGGGTCAGAGGGCAAGACCAGAAGAGAAGAGATCCTTCCCAAGGGAGGCCTGGAGTCCCCATGTCTCAGGAGCACAAGCCAAAGGTGGCAGGGCTTCAAAGCAGCGTTGGGAGTTGCCAGCTATAAGTAATGCCTGGTACCATGGCCATGAGACAGGCAGCTGAAGTTTTAATGCAGGCCCTCCTTATCTGCTGTGCATCCTTGTGTAAGGCACAGAACCTTTCTGGGCCCCTGGTTCCTCTTTTGCAAACTGTGGATTTTtgcagggttattgtgaggattaaatgagagcaTTTAGCAAAATTGACCAGTACCCAGCCGGTGCTCAGTAAGTGCTTAGTCCCCCAGTTCCCCATGCCTTCTTAGGGAGCGGGGTCCAGATCCACCCATACCTTAGGGTAGAGCACAGGGTAGAACCGGTCCACATTCACATCTTCACACACCAGCTGCAGAAGGAGATAAGGGGGGCTgagttgggggaggggaggaggcgtGGGGCCCCTGGGCCTCACTGACACAGGTCTAGGGGAGGACAGCAGCAGAAAGGCCAAAGGAGGGACCACGCTGGGGACAACAAAGGCTGAAGCAGGACTCAGGAGCTCACTGCTGCTCACAACGAGGTGCAGAGAGCTGGGGTCCCCTGGTACCTGAGAATGCTCTAGAGAGTGCCCAAAACAGGCATACAGGGAACAGGAACCCGTGAGAAGACGTAGCATAGTGGGAACATGGGAGAAAAAGACCACACAGACAGGGCTACTGCTCCCAGGGCTAGGACCTGGAGCTAAAGATGAGGCCGCTAAAGCAAAGCCACAGCTCAGCTGTGTGCCCACCTAGGGTGTCCAGAGGGCGCTGAGCATGTGGGGGTCTTGACatgggtggtgggtggtggcAGAGGCCTCACCTTTGCCATCTGGACCACGTTGGGGAACTCAGTGAGGCAGGAGATGGGGATGACGTCATGATATGTCCGGCACTTGGTCctgggaggaaggagaaggagagtgAGGAGCTTCGCAGTGGGGAAGGGAGACTGGGCCCCTCTGCACGAAATCCAGAGGGGCAGACCACAGGGAGGGCCAGAGGGGATGACAGGGCCTGGGCTTGGCATGCGGCCAGGAAAATCCCTGCCACTGTCTGGGCCTCGATGGCTCTCACATTATAAGACCTCAGCCCTTCAAGCTGTCTTAGGATCCCTCCTCCCGCCCTTACCTGAGCAGCAGCCTCAGGTGCTCTTGGTCGCCGATGACATCATACTTGAGCGAGAAGACCAGGTGGCCCAGGGCCGTGTCCAAGGAGTAGTAATTGAAATGCTCCTGTGTGGCAGGTGGGGGCGGGGCAGTGAGTGAGGCAGAGCCTGAGGCCTCCAGGAAACCAGACCAGAAAAGACAAGCCCCTCCCAGGTGGGGGTCCTTCACCAGGTAGCAGGCATCACGGCTTATAGCATGGACTCTGCAGGAGACAGACCTGCattcaaaccccagctctgcACCTTGCCAGTGGCCTAAGAAgctcacttcacctctctgtgccttggtttccgaGTCTGTAAGGTGAGAGTGAGGCCACCTGCCTTGCAGGATGGTGACAGAGGCTCAAGAGGCAAAGTGCCCAGCACAGTGTAGGTGTTCAGTGAACATTTGTAGTAACCTTGGCTCTCAAGGTCCTCACCAAAGTCAAGGACCATATTTGTACCTGCTGGGCCCCTCTGCACAAAGACCAGAGGGGCCAGACCACAGGGAGGACTGGAGGGGATGACAGGGCCTGGGCCTGGCTATGCAACCAGGCAAATCCctgtccctctctgggcctcaacaGGGAGAGTGGTTATCCTTCTGCCTCATCCTTCTCAGGGcagagcacacagtaggtgctcagtaaagttATGCTAACTGACTGACTGCTGAACCTCTTATTCAGAGGGCCTTGAAGTCAGGGCCCATGAGAAACAGGAAGTGAAACAGCTCATAAACATACTGGGCGGCTGACCCAGCAGGTTCTCACCCTCCCACCTCACCTGGAACAGCAGCCACAGGGCTGGGAACAAATACCCCAGAGGGCACAAGGGGTGGCTGCAGCAGGGATGGCACCCCCAGAGGAGCCCAGAGCTGGCCCCTCCAGGAGGGGAAGTCCCAAAGCCAAGGGCTGTGGGTGTCAGGAGATGCCACCCCAGCCTGGCCCTGGGCTCCCCtgcccagccccagccctgggAGCGGAGCCGGATCCCCAGCCACGCCCGCCCCAGGAATCATCCTAGAAGTCAGTCCTGTTTAAACATGAACCCCTGTGCTCAGAgggcaggaagagagagaggtggAGGGCCAGGGGATGTGCCCCACAAACCTGTAGTTCAGGGATAGAAATTCTGAGTAGACTTGGGGCACAGAGTCCCCCTAGCCCTGGCTGGGCACAGAGTGGCAGAGACCCTCAGATGCTTGCCACCAGCCACAGAGAGAGAGGGGCAGGCACTGGGCAAGGGGAGCTGCACCAAAGCCCTGACCCCACCAATGACTTGGGGTTGGGATTTTCCCTGGACCCTCCAACCCAGACCCAGAGGAACCCAAAGGACACAGTGGGAGGATGGGCTCAGGGTCCCGGGAAGTCAGGGCCCAAAGTCACCCTGACCTTCTCCCTCTGCCAGAACAGGGCCTGATGCCGGAGCACCTGGCTGCTTCCCTAGTCATTCCACCTGGAGTCAGGAAatggccctgcctccctgccaGCCCCTAGGGTGGGCAGCCTCCACTCTAGAACTCCCTCCCCTCTGTAATGATAGCCTGTTTCTGGTTACCACACCTCTTCCAGGAAGTTGTCCCTGATCACAGAAGGCCAAGCCAATCCCATTCAACAAAATACACAAGCTCCTCCCATGTGCTAGATACTGGGGGCACAGACCAGGCCCTGCCCTGAAAATGGGGCATCCAAACCCCGCAACCTGTGCCTCTTCAAATCATTCTGTGCTCAAGGCCCAGCAGCTCCATTCCGTCACTCACCACTCCTTCAGCAAACTTTTCTGAGGACCACTACCTGCTGAGCCCATGCCTTCCCCCTGGATGCTACCACATCCCAGGTCCAGACCCAACTGAGAGCCTCTGGACAGCAGACACCTGGATGTCTCTCTTTCCATCCAAATGACTCAGAGTTGGAATTCCATGCCCTGTTCTGggtttagagtccctgggtgatgcaaacggttagtgcgcttgactgctaacggaaaggttggcagttcaagtccactcagaggtcaGCACCTGTCCAATAATTCCCAGCTCAGTAAttatgtgaccttggccaagtcacttcacctctctgagcttcactttcttcttccataaaaacataataataatcCTGATCTCACAAGGTAATTGTGAAGATTcagtaataacagctaacatttattgactgtTACATGCCAGGCATGGCTGGCTCTATATGTTTTACACGTGCTTTTATTCCCcatttttgcagatgaggaaacaggctcaggaaaattaaataactcacccaaggtcacagcATCAAGAAATGGAAGAGCCAAGATTTGCACCTAGGCCTTGGGACTCCAGAACCCAAGTGACGCTTCTCTGCTTTGTTGTACACTGACACACAGACAGCACCTGGCCTGGGGCCTGGCACGTACAGGATTCCAGCATATGCCCGCCCCTCCGGCCCCCACGACTGTGTACCATAACCTCACCCAGTAACTCTCCCCTGGACACCCTGGTGCAGCACCCTGATGAACTGTCACTGGGCAGGGTCCTTGCCCTGGGGCTGGTGGTAGGGTAGGGCTGCACGATCCGGGTCAAGCCACATCAACTGTGTCTTCCCAGCCTCCACCACAAGCTGCCCCAGGGCAGACCCTGGACCTTTTTCTGTTGGTTATCATATATACACCTGGCCCAGAACAGGGCCAGACACACAGCTGGTGCTCATATTTGTTAACCCTGACTGAATGCTTACTGTGTACCAAACACCATTCTAAACACCTCCTAAGCATCATCTCATTCGAGCCTCACAGCAACTTCAAGAGGTGAGCACCATTACCATCTCCCTTTCTATAGGTGAGGAAAAAggggcacagagaggtaaagGGACGGACTTGATCAATGTCCCATGTAgtaggtggcagagccaggattcaaaccccggTGGGGTCCCTGCTGTTAACCACAATGCCAGACTACTCCTGTCTTTTGCAGTACTGTTTGCTGAATGAGCAAATGAACCCCCTATACATGCTCCCCGAGAATCCGGGCTCTGGGACTGTCACTCAGGCCCAGCCAATGGGTTCTGCTCCCTCCCAGGCCCACCCCCTTCCCAGCCCAGGCCCCAGCACCAG
This DNA window, taken from Elephas maximus indicus isolate mEleMax1 chromosome 3, mEleMax1 primary haplotype, whole genome shotgun sequence, encodes the following:
- the RAP1GAP gene encoding rap1 GTPase-activating protein 1 isoform X2; this translates as MAQPRPPAPSGRPRRGSLPAGTAWQNTDLFEMIEKMQGSRMDEQRCSFPPPLKTEEDYIPYPSVHEVLGREGPFPLILLPQFGGYWIEGTNHEMTSIPETEPLPSPTAKVKLECNPTARIYRKHFLGKEHFNYYSLDTALGHLVFSLKYDVIGDQEHLRLLLRTKCRTYHDVIPISCLTEFPNVVQMAKLVCEDVNVDRFYPVLYPKASRLIVTFDEHVISNNFKFGVIYQKLGQTSEEELFSTNEESPAFVEFLEFLGQKIKLQDFKGFRGGLDVTHGQTGTESVYCNFRNKEIMFHVSTKLPYTEGDAQQLQRKRHIGNDIVAVVFQDENTPFVPDMIASNFLHAYVVVQAEGGAPDGPFYKVSVTARDDVPFFGPPLPDPAVFRKGPEFQEFLLTKLINAEYACYKAEKFAKLEERTRAALLETLHEELHTHSQSMMGLGGDEDKMENGGGGGGFFESFKRVIRSRSQSMDAMGLSNKKPNTVSTSHSGSFAPNNPDLAKAAGISLIVPGKSPTRKKSGPFGSRRSSAIGIENIQEVQEKRESPPAGQKTPDSGHVSQEPKSENSSTQSSPEMPTTKNRAETVAQRTEVLKDFSRSSSSASSFASVVEETEGVDGDDTGLESVSSSGTPHKRDSFIYSTWLEDSVSTTSGGSSPGPSRSPHPDASKSGDPVCPEIKIQLEASEQHMPQLDC
- the RAP1GAP gene encoding rap1 GTPase-activating protein 1 isoform X4 — its product is MIEKMQGSRMDEQRCSFPPPLKTEEDYIPYPSVHEVLGREGPFPLILLPQFGGYWIEGTNHEMTSIPETEPLPSPTAKVKLECNPTARIYRKHFLGKEHFNYYSLDTALGHLVFSLKYDVIGDQEHLRLLLRTKCRTYHDVIPISCLTEFPNVVQMAKLVCEDVNVDRFYPVLYPKASRLIVTFDEHVISNNFKFGVIYQKLGQTSEEELFSTNEESPAFVEFLEFLGQKIKLQDFKGFRGGLDVTHGQTGTESVYCNFRNKEIMFHVSTKLPYTEGDAQQLQRKRHIGNDIVAVVFQDENTPFVPDMIASNFLHAYVVVQAEGGAPDGPFYKVSVTARDDVPFFGPPLPDPAVFRKGPEFQEFLLTKLINAEYACYKAEKFAKLEERTRAALLETLHEELHTHSQSMMGLGGDEDKMENGGGGGGFFESFKRVIRSRSQSMDAMGLSNKKPNTVSTSHSGSFAPNNPDLAKAAGISLIVPGKSPTRKKSGPFGSRRSSAIGIENIQEVQEKRESPPAGQKTPDSGHVSQEPKSENSSTQSSPEMPTTKNRAETVAQRTEVLKDFSRSSSSASSFASVVEETEGVDGDDTGLESVSSSGTPHKRDSFIYSTWLEDSVSTTSGGSSPGPSRSPHPDASKSGDPVCPEIKIQLEASEQHMPQLDC
- the RAP1GAP gene encoding rap1 GTPase-activating protein 1 isoform X1, with the protein product MAQPRPPAPSGRPRRGSLPAGTAWQNTDLFEMIEKMQGSRMDEQRCSFPPPLKTEEDYIPYPSVHEVLGREGPFPLILLPQFGGYWIEGTNHEMTSIPETEPLPSPTAKVKLECNPTARIYRKHFLGKEHFNYYSLDTALGHLVFSLKYDVIGDQEHLRLLLRTKCRTYHDVIPISCLTEFPNVVQMAKLVCEDVNVDRFYPVLYPKASRLIVTFDEHVISNNFKFGVIYQKLGQTSEEELFSTNEESPAFVEFLEFLGQKIKLQDFKGFRGGLDVTHGQTGTESVYCNFRNKEIMFHVSTKLPYTEGDAQQLQRKRHIGNDIVAVVFQDENTPFVPDMIASNFLHAYVVVQAEGGAPDGPFYKVSVTARDDVPFFGPPLPDPAVFRKGPEFQEFLLTKLINAEYACYKAEKFAKLEERTRAALLETLHEELHTHSQSMMGLGGDEDKMENGGGGGGFFESFKRVIRSRSQSMDAMGLSNKKPNTVSTSHSGSFAPNNPDLAKAAGISLLIPGKSASRFGRRGSAIGIGTVEESLIVPGKSPTRKKSGPFGSRRSSAIGIENIQEVQEKRESPPAGQKTPDSGHVSQEPKSENSSTQSSPEMPTTKNRAETVAQRTEVLKDFSRSSSSASSFASVVEETEGVDGDDTGLESVSSSGTPHKRDSFIYSTWLEDSVSTTSGGSSPGPSRSPHPDASKSGDPVCPEIKIQLEASEQHMPQLDC